One genomic segment of Pedobacter endophyticus includes these proteins:
- a CDS encoding PAS domain-containing sensor histidine kinase: MSELNCDVFCRLGDRSKDGYFIFKVREKQFTYINGSFANILELQVDEILASPGLIFKDIHPEDRLHAHSCYIECLDDDMEKKYELRLLKDDREQYIRIIVSPLKIAGETYLIGTVEETTVTRHNKIHIEQINARKNITLEVLAHDLKEPLGMMRLAASSLQESLARIGNEEMLSSLVFIKDMCERNLLLVRSMINHEFLKSTRVEIEKERTDLVWELRDVIRFYRRSNLGKTKNFVFTPSADTIYLHLDSMKFMQVINNLISNSIKFTAENGTISVRAEELKTSVLVSVSDDGIGIPDELQKGLFDRLPGTLRPGLNGEESEGFGMGIIKSIVDLHQGKIWFESEVGVGTTFYIELPK; the protein is encoded by the coding sequence ATGAGCGAATTAAATTGCGATGTTTTTTGCCGGCTGGGCGACCGATCTAAAGATGGATATTTTATTTTCAAAGTACGAGAAAAGCAATTCACTTATATCAATGGTTCGTTTGCAAACATCCTCGAGCTACAGGTTGATGAAATTTTAGCAAGCCCAGGCCTCATCTTTAAAGATATCCATCCCGAAGATAGGCTTCATGCGCACTCGTGTTATATAGAATGCCTCGACGATGATATGGAAAAGAAATACGAGTTGCGCTTGCTGAAGGACGATCGCGAGCAATACATTCGGATCATCGTTTCACCGCTTAAAATAGCTGGCGAAACCTATTTAATCGGCACGGTAGAAGAAACCACAGTAACAAGGCACAACAAAATTCATATCGAACAAATCAATGCCCGTAAAAATATTACGCTGGAGGTTTTAGCGCACGATCTGAAAGAGCCTTTGGGCATGATGCGACTTGCGGCTTCATCGCTACAAGAGAGTTTGGCCAGAATCGGAAATGAGGAAATGTTGAGTTCGCTGGTTTTTATAAAGGATATGTGCGAGCGAAATCTATTGCTGGTTAGAAGTATGATCAACCATGAGTTTTTGAAATCGACGAGAGTAGAAATCGAGAAGGAAAGGACAGACCTGGTTTGGGAGCTTCGCGATGTAATTCGCTTTTACCGCCGTTCAAATCTTGGCAAAACAAAGAATTTTGTGTTTACTCCCTCTGCCGATACCATTTACCTGCATTTAGATAGTATGAAATTTATGCAGGTAATCAATAATCTGATCTCAAACTCGATAAAGTTTACCGCCGAAAACGGAACAATTTCAGTGCGTGCCGAAGAGCTTAAAACCAGTGTTTTGGTAAGCGTAAGCGATGATGGAATTGGAATACCGGATGAGTTACAAAAAGGACTGTTTGACCGCTTGCCGGGAACGCTGCGGCCTGGCTTAAACGGAGAGGAATCGGAAGGCTTCGGAATGGGTATCATCAAGTCGATTGTTGATCTACATCAAGGAAAGATTTGGTTCGAAAGTGAGGTTGGCGTTGGAACCACGTTTTACATCGAGCTGCCCAAGTAA
- a CDS encoding HTH domain-containing protein, translated as MINSMVAQLKQGEILERLVRRDRMGISELSRKLNVSRRTIYNWFRQDRLNQVVIWQVCKLLGQDISTAFPDAFIEYNAEQESRTAEQDLLGTETNSVYFWMNKYIHLLEKYNDLLADEKQGTLNDKVSKDYSLGDKRPDTFLYQ; from the coding sequence ATGATTAATTCAATGGTAGCACAATTAAAACAAGGGGAAATTCTAGAGCGTTTGGTGCGCAGAGATAGAATGGGAATTAGTGAGCTTTCTAGAAAGCTAAATGTAAGTCGTAGAACAATTTACAATTGGTTTCGCCAAGACAGGTTAAATCAGGTTGTGATTTGGCAAGTTTGTAAATTATTGGGCCAGGATATCTCAACGGCATTTCCTGATGCATTTATTGAATACAATGCTGAGCAGGAGAGCAGAACTGCAGAACAAGATCTTTTAGGCACTGAAACAAACTCGGTTTATTTTTGGATGAATAAATACATTCATCTCTTAGAAAAATACAACGATCTTTTGGCTGATGAAAAGCAGGGCACACTGAATGATAAAGTGAGCAAGGATTATTCTCTTGGCGACAAAAGGCCGGATACTTTCCTTTATCAGTAG
- a CDS encoding RNA polymerase sigma factor, whose protein sequence is METLNFDTDIYQYKQPLLDRALAYTRDEDEAADLVQDTFVKAFRFSAKFELGTNVKGWLFTILRNTFLNHYHKTKRKSEVIQQDEELSSSQLYMSSFSNAGTAKFMMEDIQKSLNALPEDCRYCFCRYFEGYKYHEIAEDLGIPLGTVKTKIHVARGLLKKMLKNYRAGIAA, encoded by the coding sequence ATGGAAACATTAAATTTCGACACTGATATTTATCAATATAAACAACCACTTTTAGATCGGGCGTTGGCTTATACCCGAGATGAAGATGAAGCGGCCGATTTGGTTCAGGATACTTTTGTGAAGGCTTTTCGCTTTTCGGCCAAATTTGAGTTGGGTACCAATGTTAAAGGATGGTTGTTTACCATATTGAGAAACACGTTTTTAAACCATTATCATAAAACCAAGCGTAAAAGTGAGGTTATTCAACAAGATGAAGAACTCAGCTCCTCACAACTTTACATGAGCTCGTTCTCTAACGCCGGAACCGCAAAGTTTATGATGGAAGACATTCAGAAGTCGCTTAATGCCTTGCCAGAAGATTGCAGGTATTGTTTCTGTAGATACTTCGAGGGTTATAAATACCACGAAATAGCCGAAGATCTTGGCATTCCGCTAGGTACTGTGAAAACCAAGATTCACGTGGCCAGAGGCTTGCTCAAAAAGATGTTGAAGAATTACCGTGCTGGCATTGCGGCCTAA
- a CDS encoding response regulator has translation MNVNNSPKIFVVDDEETIHDLIALIFEEEDYQITSVSNAENLIEKISNEQPNIILLDIHLLDGDGRDLCNMIKASSKTAHIPVLLLSALNFDGLDLSCQPDGIIEKPFDMMNIIQKVNQLLKTNRV, from the coding sequence ATGAATGTGAATAATTCTCCAAAAATTTTTGTTGTCGACGATGAAGAAACGATTCATGACCTGATCGCCTTGATCTTTGAAGAGGAGGATTACCAAATCACTTCAGTATCGAACGCTGAAAATTTGATTGAGAAAATAAGTAATGAGCAGCCCAATATCATCTTGCTCGATATCCATCTTCTTGATGGAGACGGGCGAGACCTTTGCAACATGATTAAGGCCAGTTCAAAAACAGCACACATTCCGGTTTTGCTATTGTCGGCACTTAATTTTGATGGCTTAGATCTTTCTTGCCAGCCCGACGGAATAATTGAGAAGCCTTTCGATATGATGAATATCATCCAAAAGGTGAATCAGCTGTTAAAAACTAACCGGGTATGA
- a CDS encoding DUF1801 domain-containing protein codes for MAENKTKENDNSVIDFLNTIEDDAKRSDCFKIVEIMSESTGFEAKMWGSAIIGFGSYHYRYESGRAGDAPLAGFSPRKKEIALYFSAQFKNREQLLAEFGKHKTGKACVYINKLSDVDADVFKKMIENSVNEIKSTYP; via the coding sequence ATGGCTGAAAATAAAACCAAGGAAAACGATAACAGCGTTATTGATTTTTTAAACACAATAGAAGACGACGCAAAAAGAAGCGATTGCTTTAAAATCGTAGAAATAATGAGTGAGTCTACAGGCTTTGAAGCTAAAATGTGGGGATCGGCAATTATTGGTTTTGGCAGTTACCATTATAGATATGAAAGCGGTAGAGCGGGCGATGCGCCTCTGGCTGGTTTCTCGCCGAGAAAGAAAGAAATAGCGCTCTATTTTTCTGCCCAGTTTAAAAATCGCGAACAATTACTCGCCGAATTTGGCAAGCATAAAACGGGCAAAGCCTGTGTTTACATTAATAAGTTGAGCGATGTGGATGCAGATGTTTTTAAAAAGATGATCGAAAACTCGGTAAACGAAATAAAAAGTACTTACCCCTAG
- a CDS encoding chaperone modulator CbpM, with product MENKLIAIEDICAHHQIEINFIKSLEDVGLIQTTVVKQTFFLNADELTKLERFLRLSHDLDINFEGLHAVSHLLEQLNNMQEEMSSLKNELNYYKQMQ from the coding sequence ATGGAAAATAAATTAATAGCGATAGAAGATATATGCGCCCACCATCAGATCGAAATCAACTTCATTAAATCACTTGAAGATGTTGGCCTCATCCAAACCACAGTGGTGAAACAAACATTCTTCTTAAATGCTGATGAGCTGACAAAGCTCGAGCGTTTTTTACGTTTAAGTCACGATTTAGACATTAATTTCGAGGGCCTTCATGCCGTTTCTCACTTGCTAGAACAGCTTAACAATATGCAGGAGGAGATGAGTTCATTAAAGAATGAGTTGAACTATTACAAACAAATGCAGTAG
- a CDS encoding alpha/beta hydrolase family protein, translated as MIKKLYLYLLITGSCVSLNAQAQDAINYQTPPKEIADLLLAKPTPSISLDGKAQWMLFSERNSYPSVEELARPEYRIAGLRLNPNNYSPSRQNFINNFSLKNIKSNQTFQVAGLPSPMYASNVIWNPSENKIAFTNTTQKGVDLYLIDINAKKATKINKSYLNTVLGSGLTWLNDNTIIYRAVTKPASAAPTRPLTPKGPTVQQNLGKVSPSVTYQDLIKSPFDEQLFEFFATSQLVKNTAGTETPIGKPAIYARVNLSPDKAYMMVETIRKPFSYLVTASGFPSTVAITNLAGKTVKVIAELPSSEGTPSGYDNTQNVPRGFDWRDDQPATVIWAKPLDSGLIKKQVPFHDAVYSLSAPFTGAEKEIFKTETRYRSVQWGDATLALIYEGLRSKQTNKVSRFNPTTGAVEELYSRNQTDAYGNPGSPVTSKNKYGRQVIHTVDNGTKLLMNNPVGSSEKGDLPFLAKFDLTTKKNDIIWRSAEGTFEYVQEVIDPDKLVLLTSKESQTLVPNFYIKNLVLRIADQPVTNFANPYPSLEGITKEKISYKRADGIDLTGNLYLPKGYNKEKDGPLPALIWAYPREFNSAADAAQIRGSKDKFTSISWGSPIYWVTRGYAVLDNAEMPIVAKDGKKPNDTFVEQLKLNAEAAINKLADLGVGDKKRMAVGGHSYGAFMTANLLAHTNLFAAGIARSGAYNRTLTPFGFQNEDRTYWQAPQLYYEMSPFSYADKIKTPLLLIHGDADDNTGTYPINSERLFAAIKGAGGTVRFVFLPYEAHGYRGKENILHALWEQDQWLEKYVKNKK; from the coding sequence ATGATTAAAAAACTTTACCTCTATTTATTAATAACCGGCTCTTGCGTTTCTTTAAATGCACAAGCACAAGATGCCATCAATTATCAAACGCCACCGAAAGAAATTGCCGATTTATTATTGGCAAAACCTACGCCAAGCATCAGTCTTGATGGCAAAGCCCAATGGATGCTGTTTAGCGAGCGAAACTCCTACCCCTCTGTTGAAGAACTGGCAAGGCCCGAGTACAGGATTGCCGGACTGAGGTTAAACCCGAACAATTATTCGCCCAGCAGGCAAAACTTTATAAACAACTTCAGCTTAAAAAACATTAAGTCTAACCAAACCTTTCAGGTTGCGGGGCTGCCAAGTCCAATGTATGCAAGCAACGTAATCTGGAATCCTTCAGAAAACAAAATTGCCTTTACCAACACCACACAAAAAGGTGTAGACTTATACCTTATTGATATCAACGCCAAAAAGGCAACCAAAATAAACAAGTCGTACCTGAATACCGTTTTAGGTAGCGGCTTGACCTGGCTTAACGACAACACCATTATTTATCGTGCGGTAACGAAGCCGGCAAGTGCTGCGCCTACAAGGCCGCTAACGCCAAAAGGCCCAACGGTACAGCAGAATTTGGGTAAGGTGTCTCCAAGTGTAACCTATCAGGATTTAATTAAGTCGCCGTTCGACGAGCAATTGTTCGAATTTTTTGCCACGTCGCAATTGGTAAAAAACACGGCTGGCACAGAAACCCCAATTGGTAAGCCAGCTATTTATGCAAGGGTAAACCTATCGCCCGATAAAGCGTATATGATGGTTGAAACGATTCGCAAACCCTTCTCTTATTTGGTAACTGCTTCTGGATTTCCATCAACCGTTGCCATAACCAATTTGGCAGGTAAAACCGTTAAGGTTATTGCTGAGCTCCCTTCATCAGAAGGAACGCCTTCTGGTTACGACAATACGCAAAATGTACCGCGTGGTTTCGATTGGAGAGACGACCAGCCGGCAACCGTTATTTGGGCCAAACCGCTTGATAGTGGGCTAATTAAAAAACAAGTGCCTTTTCATGACGCAGTTTATTCGCTTAGCGCACCCTTTACCGGCGCCGAAAAAGAAATTTTTAAAACCGAAACGCGTTACCGCAGCGTTCAATGGGGCGATGCAACCCTGGCCCTTATTTACGAAGGCTTACGCAGCAAACAAACCAATAAGGTAAGCAGGTTTAACCCAACAACCGGCGCCGTAGAAGAACTTTACAGCCGCAACCAAACAGATGCCTATGGAAATCCTGGTTCGCCTGTAACTTCAAAAAACAAGTATGGCAGACAAGTGATTCATACTGTCGACAATGGCACCAAGTTGTTAATGAACAACCCTGTGGGCTCGTCTGAAAAGGGCGATTTGCCTTTCCTTGCCAAATTCGATCTCACTACTAAAAAGAATGACATCATCTGGAGAAGTGCAGAAGGTACTTTCGAGTATGTGCAAGAGGTTATCGACCCGGATAAATTGGTTTTGCTAACCAGCAAAGAAAGTCAAACATTGGTTCCGAATTTTTACATCAAGAATTTGGTATTGAGAATAGCCGATCAACCGGTAACAAACTTTGCCAATCCGTATCCATCGCTTGAAGGTATTACCAAAGAAAAAATCTCTTATAAACGTGCTGATGGTATCGATTTAACGGGCAACCTTTACTTACCAAAAGGCTACAACAAAGAGAAAGATGGACCTTTGCCCGCTTTAATTTGGGCTTACCCACGCGAATTTAACTCGGCAGCCGATGCAGCACAAATTCGTGGCTCGAAAGACAAGTTTACGTCAATTTCGTGGGGCTCGCCAATTTATTGGGTAACGCGTGGCTATGCCGTTTTAGATAATGCCGAAATGCCGATTGTAGCAAAAGACGGTAAAAAGCCCAACGATACTTTTGTGGAGCAATTAAAGCTGAATGCGGAAGCAGCCATTAATAAACTGGCCGACCTGGGTGTGGGTGATAAAAAGAGGATGGCCGTAGGTGGCCACAGTTATGGGGCGTTTATGACGGCTAACCTTTTGGCGCACACCAACTTGTTTGCTGCTGGCATTGCACGTAGTGGTGCATATAACCGTACGTTAACCCCATTCGGTTTCCAAAACGAAGACCGTACCTATTGGCAGGCACCGCAGCTTTACTACGAAATGAGCCCGTTTAGCTATGCTGATAAAATTAAAACACCTTTATTATTGATACATGGCGATGCCGATGACAATACCGGAACCTACCCTATTAACAGCGAGCGTTTGTTTGCCGCAATAAAAGGCGCCGGGGGTACCGTTCGCTTTGTGTTTTTACCTTACGAGGCGCATGGTTACCGTGGCAAAGAAAACATTTTGCACGCCCTTTGGGAGCAAGACCAGTGGCTTGAAAAATATGTAAAAAACAAAAAGTAA
- a CDS encoding DnaJ C-terminal domain-containing protein produces MDYIDYYKILDLKKDASTDDVKKAYRKLARKYHPDLNPNNEEANKKFQQINEANEVLSDPEKRKKYDKYGKDWQHADQLDAQEQQRRQYQSQSGGYSGGGYSGGFGGEDFSDFFSSMFGGGGGRSGRNSPFKGQDYNADLQLNLLDAYTTHKQTLTVNGKQVRITIPAGVQNGQKIKLSGYGAPGVNNGPPGDLYITFNIADHPTFKRKGNDIYIQEEIDLYTAILGGEKIVETLNGKVKLKIPEGTQPDTTLRLKGKGFPVYKKENQFGDLYIKWQVKLPTNLNATQKELFEKLSKT; encoded by the coding sequence ATGGACTACATAGACTATTATAAAATCCTCGATTTAAAGAAAGATGCTTCGACAGACGACGTTAAAAAGGCCTACCGAAAATTAGCCCGGAAGTATCATCCGGATTTAAATCCGAATAATGAAGAGGCCAACAAGAAGTTCCAGCAGATTAATGAAGCAAACGAAGTTTTAAGCGATCCTGAGAAACGGAAAAAGTACGATAAATACGGTAAAGACTGGCAACATGCCGATCAGTTAGATGCGCAGGAACAACAACGCAGGCAATACCAATCGCAAAGCGGCGGCTATTCGGGCGGAGGTTATTCGGGTGGCTTCGGCGGTGAAGACTTTTCAGACTTTTTTTCTTCGATGTTTGGCGGTGGCGGCGGCCGAAGTGGCAGAAATTCTCCTTTTAAGGGGCAGGATTATAATGCCGATTTGCAGCTCAACCTGCTCGATGCCTACACCACTCATAAACAAACTTTAACCGTAAACGGTAAACAGGTACGCATAACTATTCCGGCCGGGGTGCAAAATGGTCAAAAGATCAAATTATCGGGCTATGGCGCACCCGGTGTAAACAATGGCCCTCCGGGCGATTTGTACATCACGTTCAATATTGCCGATCACCCTACCTTTAAGCGAAAGGGAAACGACATTTACATTCAGGAAGAAATCGATTTGTACACAGCAATTTTGGGTGGCGAAAAAATAGTAGAAACCTTAAATGGCAAGGTTAAGCTGAAGATACCCGAAGGTACGCAGCCCGATACCACCCTTCGCCTTAAGGGAAAAGGTTTTCCTGTTTACAAAAAAGAAAACCAGTTTGGCGATTTGTACATTAAATGGCAGGTAAAACTACCAACCAACCTGAATGCTACACAAAAAGAACTTTTCGAAAAACTTTCCAAAACCTAA
- a CDS encoding response regulator, with translation MINIILADDHHIIRTSLKALIEKYEGIKVVAEVSDGEAVIDLLDRGIHADIILSDILMPQLDGIGLSTKISARGYQIKVVLLSILEDEKHASNAFISGASAYLSKDIEADELLFCLQHVMKGKRYLSSNLCISILERYNTQLNSLSQTSDHRINFSEREINVLTLISEGLTNQEIADKLFLSRRTVESQREALISKTGTKNSASLVRFAMKNGYIM, from the coding sequence ATGATTAACATTATTCTTGCGGATGATCATCACATTATCCGTACCTCTCTTAAAGCACTAATAGAAAAATATGAGGGCATTAAAGTTGTGGCAGAAGTTTCAGATGGAGAGGCTGTCATCGATCTGCTCGACCGAGGAATACATGCCGATATTATCCTCTCCGATATCCTGATGCCGCAGCTCGATGGCATCGGTTTAAGCACCAAAATCAGCGCACGCGGATATCAGATCAAGGTTGTTCTTTTGTCTATTTTAGAGGATGAAAAACATGCTTCAAATGCTTTTATTTCAGGCGCTTCTGCTTATCTTTCAAAAGATATTGAAGCAGATGAGCTCCTGTTTTGCTTACAGCATGTAATGAAGGGGAAGCGTTATCTTTCGTCTAATTTGTGTATCTCGATCTTAGAACGTTACAATACGCAGTTGAATAGCCTTTCGCAAACAAGCGATCACCGCATCAATTTTTCTGAAAGAGAAATCAACGTGTTAACGCTCATTTCGGAGGGCTTAACAAACCAGGAAATTGCCGACAAATTGTTTTTGAGCAGGCGCACTGTAGAGAGTCAACGCGAAGCTTTAATTAGCAAAACAGGCACTAAAAACTCTGCCTCGCTAGTTCGTTTTGCCATGAAAAACGGCTATATTATGTAG